The genome window AGGAGTGGGGAGTTGTGTATGTTTCAGAACGCGTTTTGCTCGACGTTATTAAGTAGACGGAGCATGGAGCATGGAGCATGTGACGGATGTTCCATGGGGCAACAACAGCCGGAGAAACCAAACCGGCCACATCCGCGGTTAAACCAACCGCGACTCTCCTTATCGCTGTCGCTGGCCGGGGCAGGCCGAGTGGCAATGTGGATGTCGATGTCGATGTCTGGAGTTGTCGTTCTAGTTGGGGGCAAAGTGAATGCATAGCAAGATGGATGTGAGTATTGTGGATGCGGTAGAGAGTGACTTGTGCGGGACATTGCCCAGACTAGAGTCGGCAACGGCGATCAGCGGGGACCCCACACTGCAACGCACAACACATGTCTCATGTCTCAccttcatcttcctccttcATCTTGCTCCCCATCCTGACATGGTCGTCATCCGCCTCGCTTCATCCTCACCTCTCCCAAGCTCGAGCCCCCGACCCCTCAAGCTCGTACGAGCATGAAGCAGCGGAACAAGGAGGCGGGCGGATATAGGATTGCGGAGTGCATGTGCCTGAGTGTCGTTTTCCCGAGCGTGGAGACTCTGCCCACCCACGTCGGCCACATCATCTCATTCGCTCACCTTGCCATACTGCTGTATAACAAAAGGGCAGGGCTCTACAAACTCTCCCAGCTCGTAATAGCCAACCCTTCAGTCCGGGCCCACGTGTCCGGATCAACCGTAGTCCTCGAAGCCTCGAAGCCTCGAAGCCTCGAATCTCGGATCCCCGGATGAATCCATCCCGACCACATCTAACATTTCGATCCATCTAACATGTTGTCGAACGCCCAGACGAGATAGTGGCCGGAGGCGAGGCGTGAATCGCTTAGCAAcaggagggtgagggccGTGGCGCGGGCCGTGGCCCCGGTCACGCCCGTTGTAAACTGTCGCTACCAGGCCACGCCCGTTGTCACATGTCGCTACCAGGCCCGTTATCTTCGGGCCCCTTCCGCACCCATTGCAAAAAGTGGATCCAGACAGTGAAGACGCATACGCGCCGGCAGCCCGGTGGAGGTAGTTGAGCTCTTGGTAGCTGATACCAGTAGGGTTGATAGGACGTTATTCTTTGGCGCGAGGCAGTGAGCAGCATTTGCATGACGGCCCGAAATCAGCGGAATGCGGGGTCACGACGCACTGCATCTCCCATCGGGTTCGCGTCAAGTACACCGTTTGAGAGCGAGGCCCGGAATGTACGGCCCAGAACGACACCGGTATAAGCGGCGGTTCACCGAGTTCGGCGGCGTTGGTGTGCGGACGATCCAGAGCGGGAGTAGGAATAGCGGACGTACGCGTAGTTGTTGAAGAGGGCGCCGCACAGCACGGCGCACAGCACGAGTCGCAGTCAAGAGGTTTGGCAGCGAGTGTCGCCGAACGCAACGTGGTACCGCAAACTAAGTTTGAGCATGTGGACAAACTGACGTCACACTCCACCATCTCACACTGCATCGCCTTACCAAACTCATTCCTGTTCCCTGTGCACTCCGCCCTACGACACCGGAGGCAACGCCGCCCGCCGACATCGAATACACTATAAGTTGGAGAGCTTGAACCCATCACACCTCGCACCATCCTCACACCCGTCATGCTGCTGCTCCACCTCGCGGCACTCATCCCATTTGTGCTCGGCGCGCCAACCAGGCGTGCCCCTGTCACTGATGGTGCGGCCGTCGGCCAGACATACGACTACGTGATTGCTGGCGGCGGTCTTGCGGGTGttgtcctcgccgcacGGTTGTCCGAGGACACGAACAAGACCGTGCTGCTCATCGAGGCGGGACTCGACCAGTCGAACAACGACCTTGTGACCCGTAAGCATGGTACTCCgactcacactcacacaAGGCGCCGACAAGTACCAGCAGGGGTTCAACACGCCCATTGACTGGGCATACGAGACGGTCACGCAGTCAAGCGCCAACGGCCAGTCGCAAGTTATGCGGTCGGGTAAGGCGCTCGGTGGAAGTACAGTGATCAACGGGATGGCATGGAGCAAGCCGCACGATTTCCAGCTCGACGCACTGGAGACTGTCGGGAATCCCGGCCTCAACTGGGCCTCACTGCAAACGTACATGCTCCGCGTGGAGAACTTTCACACACCAGACCCGTCGCAAGGCGTCACGTACACTCCGGCATGTCGCAGTACTGGTGGTGCGATTGACACGAGTATCGATGGCACTCCTGCCCAGTTTGAGGCAGATTTCACTGCTGCCGTACAGGGACTCGGCTTGCCCTTTGTTCAAGACCTTACCTGTGGTGATCCAGCTGGCTTGGGACCCATGTCCCACAACTCGTTCAACAACATCCGCTCAGACGCGTATCGCGGCTACCTCCTCGGCTCGACCAAGCCGAACCTGACCATCCTCACTGGTGCGACTGTTGGGAGAGTAGTTCTTTCCACAGACACTACCCCCCGAGCCACCGGGGTTGAGTTCCGTGACGCCTCGGGATCGGGGTACACTGTCAATGCGGGCCTTGAAGTCATCATGGCGACAGGATCACTGCGCACCCCCGTCATCCTTCAACACTCGGGGATTGGACCAGCGTCGTTCCTCTCCTCTGCTGGCGTGcagcagcgcgtcgactTGCCGATCGGCCAAAACCTTATTGACCAAGtaacgacgacgaccaaCTGGAATATCAACGCGgcaggtggtggtggtcaACCCATCACATTCCCGCGTTTCGTCGACCTCTTCCagggcgccgacgcccaaCGCGTCACCACTTTACTAGAGAATAACCTGGGCGCGTGGGCGCAAGACGCTGTCGACGCTGGGGTGGCCGGTAACGCTGCAGGTCTACAGGCCGTCTTTGAGATTCAGCGTGACTGGATCTTGAACCGCAGCGCCGGCATCACCGAGAACTACGACTATTCATACGACACGACATTGGGGTGGGACTCGTGGTTCCTCCTTCCGTTTGGACGTGGGAGTGTGCGTATTGCGGACGCAGACGCTTTCGGCAGTTTCAGCATCGACCCGCGGTACTTTGTCAACGAGTTCGACGCCCTTGCTTCCGGTGCCAGTGCGCGGTTCACGCGCACGGCTTCGAATGCTTCCCCTCTGGCCGGACATGTCACGGGCGAACGTGACCCCGGAAGTGGGACTGGCGATAGCCTCGACGACTGGGTCGCCTGGGCAAAGGACAATTACCGTTCCAACTGGCACCCGATCGGTACGGTCGCCATGATGAGCCAGGAGCTTGGAGGATGCGTTGatccccaccaccgcgtGTACGGCGTCCAGGGACTGCGTGTGGTCGACGGCTCGAATCTGCCATTCCAGGTGTCGAGCCATCTCATGACCGTGCTTTTCGGGCTTGCTGAGCGCGCGGCCCAACtcatcgccgaggacaaTGCTGGTGCTAACGGGACGTAGCCTGTAAGCTGTGCAGCTACAAGCTTTCCCAGGCGCCGAGTGTATACCATACCCCCATGCATCTATACCCATCTGCGGCTCCTACTTGCTAGCATactcctcccccgccgccacgAGCTGCTCCCACAGCTCGTCCATGTAGAAGATTCCAGCAATGTGGCCCCCGGGAACAGTACGGAATGTCGCGTTGGGGTAGTTGTCCGCGATCCACTTGTTGgtcgcgccgcccatgtcgtcggcgtcgccacTAACCACGAGTACAGGCTTGGCATGTTcggtgtcgagggcgtGTGGGTCAAAGCCCCAGTCCGAGTGCAACACATCACTGACCTCCATGAATCCGTCCCACGTGTCCGCGACCGAGCGCACGTTGTTCTCCGCCATGGAAGTGACAAACTCGTCAAACGTCTTGCCACGCGCAGCAATCCACGTTTCAGCGATGGCGCGCTCATCTGCATCCATCTTGTCGAAGAGGGTCTGGGACAGGAATCCACGGGCGCCCTCAACAGTACGCAGTTTGCTCGCGAGGACGGTGGAGAAGAGGCGCTGGAAGATCCGGAAGGGCAGAGTGGAAGGTGGGCCGACCGACACGTACGTAGGCCAACTGAGACATTTTGCGTAATTGGTGTGGTACTTGAACGGGGAGAAGCCGGCGAGAAGTAACACAGCCTTGATCGATCGACCTTGTGGGAAGAGATCGTATGACGCGCCATAGATCATCTGCGCCATCACGGTGCCATAACTCCCTCCGCCGAGGTAGAttgcgtcgacgccgtcagGGTGCGTGTGCTCGAGCAGTGCACGGATGTCGGCaatgaggttgaggttgtaCGGCGTGGATGGGTCGCGGGGGGAGGTGCGGCCCATCCCCGTCGGCGATGGGGAGAGGAAGTGCGCACCCAGCTTCTGGGCTGCCGGTGGGACATCGGTGACTGCGCCGATACTCAGGAGGCCGctgaagaagaggaagacgacgcGGGAGGACGCGTTGCCCCCCTCCGCGTACTCGAGTTGCCGCCCGTTagggagagcgaggacgtgcTCGTTTGGTCGTggcttgaggtcggcggcggtggtcTGGGTCAGCGAGGCCGGTGGCGACTCTCACCATTGGAGATGAAGGTTGCAGGGTGGAAGAGAATGTTGAGTCAAGAGATGGTTTAAGAGTGTTGTTGATGAAGTGACAGCACATAGGAATCAGGAAATGGCAAGGGCagccgcccgccgcccgtcCCGGGTCCCGGCTCGGTTCCGCAATTCCGCACCTCCACCAAAGTAAGACATTCCGGTACCCAAGTTGCTGATGAGAGAAATCCATTGCCGTGATGTTGGTGGGCTAGACGTACTACGACAAGATACAGTTGGAGACGGATGCTACTAGTGGAATACTCTTAGACACCCGCCAGCTCTCCTGCGGAATTCGTAGTGACACTCGAGTTCATTCACTCCTCTCCTGCTTGCGCATGATCTCCTTTACCTCGTCGCCCCGGTCATACGGCCACGCCGACACGACCGGCGGAAAGGCGAGAAATTGCAAGACGGCTTCACGATTTTCGATCGGCGGCCACGCCGTATTGTCGTAGCCCAGCTCCGCCCTGGCCGCCTCGTACCCCTTATCCCACCAGAACCTGCCGTTGAACAGCCATTCCTCCTTGGTTCCCCCCGCCTTCAACGCTTGTGCGACCCGTCTCGACTCTTCGCGGTCGGTTGCGTGTTCGCGGAGGCGTTTTACCTGGTCCATGGAGAGGACGCCGTTCGGGACAAAGTCCGCGATACGGTCCATGACCTCGGGCGGAAGTCGACCTTGTCCACCCGTTGCGTTCAGGGTGACGCGTAAGAACGGGAGGAGGTGAAAGACAGCACTGTTGACGCGGCGTTGGAGCTCGGCGTTCCGCCAGACAATGGCCGCAATGCGAGCATTGTTATACCAGGCGTCGACATTGGGTAGGAAGTATGGATGGTCGATGTTATCCAGCATCCAGGTCAATGAGCTGGCAAATCTCCCCAGTGGACACCCGAGGCCCTCCGCGTCGCAACGGTCCTCAGGTTTGGTGAATGGAGTACACTTGCCAGAACCGCACGTTGAGGTAATGGCAAAGTTGTGGTCGATTGCCTCTCGGAGAGCAATTGCAACCTCAGTGTGGTCCGGATAGTTGGAGTGCGGCGGGAGGCTTATGGCCTCAGGAACTACTATATCCAGTCGTTGAATGTTGATGTTTTGGATAATGGGAATGAGGTCGGTCATGCACCGATCCATGCTGACCTGCCCAAATTCGACCGACCGTACGCTCCGCGCTCGCGGGTggttgagcttgtcgcATGAGGAAAGCG of Cutaneotrichosporon cavernicola HIS019 DNA, chromosome: 4 contains these proteins:
- a CDS encoding uncharacterized protein (GMC oxidoreductase), with amino-acid sequence MLLLHLAALIPFVLGAPTRRAPVTDGAAVGQTYDYVIAGGGLAGVVLAARLSEDTNKTVLLIEAGLDQSNNDLVTRADKYQQGFNTPIDWAYETVTQSSANGQSQVMRSGKALGGSTVINGMAWSKPHDFQLDALETVGNPGLNWASLQTYMLRVENFHTPDPSQGVTYTPACRSTGGAIDTSIDGTPAQFEADFTAAVQGLGLPFVQDLTCGDPAGLGPMSHNSFNNIRSDAYRGYLLGSTKPNLTILTGATVGRVVLSTDTTPRATGVEFRDASGSGYTVNAGLEVIMATGSLRTPVILQHSGIGPASFLSSAGVQQRVDLPIGQNLIDQVTTTTNWNINAAGGGGQPITFPRFVDLFQGADAQRVTTLLENNLGAWAQDAVDAGVAGNAAGLQAVFEIQRDWILNRSAGITENYDYSYDTTLGWDSWFLLPFGRGSVRIADADAFGSFSIDPRYFVNEFDALASGASARFTRTASNASPLAGHVTGERDPGSGTGDSLDDWVAWAKDNYRSNWHPIGTVAMMSQELGGCVDPHHRVYGVQGLRVVDGSNLPFQVSSHLMTVLFGLAERAAQLIAEDNAGANGT
- a CDS encoding uncharacterized protein (Alpha/beta hydrolase family), which gives rise to MTTAADLKPRPNEHVLALPNGRQLEYAEGGNASSRVVFLFFSGLLSIGAVTDVPPAAQKLGAHFLSPSPTGMGRTSPRDPSTPYNLNLIADIRALLEHTHPDGVDAIYLGGGSYGTVMAQMIYGASYDLFPQGRSIKAVLLLAGFSPFKYHTNYAKCLSWPTYVSVGPPSTLPFRIFQRLFSTVLASKLRTVEGARGFLSQTLFDKMDADERAIAETWIAARGKTFDEFVTSMAENNVRSVADTWDGFMEVSDVLHSDWGFDPHALDTEHAKPVLVVSGDADDMGGATNKWIADNYPNATFRTVPGGHIAGIFYMDELWEQLVAAGEEYASK